CGAGATTGTAAGCAAAATAGCCCAGAAAACCGGGCTGGAGAAGGCCGATGTGAGTGCCTCGCTAGAGGCCTTCTTCAAGGTTGTGAAGTCCTCCATGGCCGAGGGAGAGAACATCTACATCCGGGGCTTTGGCAGCTTCGTAGTTAAGAAACGGGCGAAAAAAGTGGCCCGCATCATTTCGCGCAATAAGCCAATTGTTATCAACGAGCACTACGTGCCCACCTTCAAGGCTGCAAAAGTCTTTATAGACAAGGTAAAAGAGAGCGACAAAATCAAGACGAAAGAGGAATAATGCCGAACCAGCCACTCGAAGGGAAAAAACCGATTCGGACGAAACAGACCTACGTTTTACAGCTTGCGCTGATAGCACTGGGTGTCGTGGCGCTGGTGTTTCTCTCCTTCACAGACCGAAAGGCCCTGGTGCAGGCTGGGCCACCGGCAGCCGCTGCTGGGGCAGCTATGCCAGAAGGGAAGGAAAGGGCCCAGGCCGACACCGAGCCACTGCAAGCTGGAGACCTGGAGGCACTGACTGAAGCCCAGCAGCGCAACTGGCAAGCAAGCCAGCAGCAGCTGGCAGGGGCCCGCCAAGCGGCAGACTCGGCCACAGTGCTCCGGCAGCTGGTGCAGCAGGCCAGGCAGGACAATCGGCCAGACTATGCCGGCTACTACGCTGGCCTGCTGGCAGCAAAAAGCGAACAGGCTACCGACCACCTGGAGGCGGCACAGCTGCTAAGCCTGGCCCGGCGGCAGTACAGCCAGCTAAAGCAAGCGCAAATAACGGTGCGTAAGCTTAACACCGAAGCCATAGCCCACTACCGGGCCTATCTGGCTGCACAACCCGCAGATGCCCTGGCCCAAGTGGGCCTGGCCAGCAGCCTGGTACAGAGCGATACACCCATGGACGGTATACGTGCCCTGCGCGAACTGGCAGAAAACAAGCAAGCTAGTGTAGAGGTACAATACCGGGCCAATATGGAGCTGGCAACCTTTTCTATCCAGACACAGCAGGCGGAAAAAGCCCTTAGCCGACTATCTGTATGTATGGCACTGAAACCGGCAGAATTTGAGCCCTACTATCTGGCCGGACTCGCACACAAAATGCAACAACAAGCGGAAAAAGCAAGACCCTTGTTTGAAAAAGCCTTATCTTTGGCCCCCAACACTGAGATTCGGTCGGAGATTCGGGCCCTGATGGGAGAGGAATCCCAGACGATACAATAAGAGAGTAAGACACAGTAAATTTCCACGTATATGCCCTGCGGTAAAAAGAGAAAGCGTCACAAAATGTCGACCCACAAACGCAAGAAGCGTCTTCGCAAGAATCGGCACAAGAAGAAGAACAGGTAGTTCTTCGCCCTGGGCAAAGCACCAGGGGCCTGAGTAGCACAGATGCTGTGCCGCTATACAGGCACACAAGCACACCCATACGCAGGTACGCCGATTTAGCGAAAGGTATACCCAAAATAACCATGCCTTGGCGAATGAGCTATTAGTAAGCAGCACCGAAGAGGGGCTACAGCTTGCGATCCTGGAGAATAGACGCCTTGTTGAACTTCAGTATGAGAAACGCAACAACCTGTTTGCGGTAGGAGATGTTTTTCTGGGCAAGGTAAAGCGTGTTTTACCTGCCCTGAATGCCGTTTTTGTAGACATTGGCTACACAAAAGATAGTTTCCTGCACTACAGCGACCTGGGTCCTCAGATTGAGACACAAACCCGGTACCTCAAGTCTGTGCTCAGCTCCAACGGGCGGCACATAGCGCTAGACAAGCTGGAGGCCGTGCCAGACATTGACAAGCACGGCAAGATAAGCGAGGTGCTAAAGACGGGCCAGGTCATTCTGGTTCAGATCATGAAAGAGGCCATTAGCAGCAAGGGGCCCCGGCTGGCTAGCCAGCTATCTCTTGCTGGTCAGTACTGCATTCTGCTACCCTTTGGCGGGGGGGTTTCGGTAAGCCGAAAAATGCACAGTGGCGAGGAAAAGAAGCGCGTACGCAAGATTCTGGAAACCTGGAAGCCCCGGCACATGGGTGTCATTGCCCGTACGGCAAGCGAGGGGGTAGAGGCAGAAAAACTACAGGCCGACCTGAACCAGCTGCTAGCACGCTGGAACGCCATGGTGGAGGAACTGGTGGGGGCCAAACCGCCCCGAAAAGTGCTGAGTGAGATAAACCGGACCAGCAGTGTACTGCGCGACATGCTTTCCATCGGCTTCGATTCCATCCTGACGGATAGCACCAGTGTGTACGAAGACCTGATGGCCTACGTAAACGAGCAGCAGCCAGACCTGAAGCGGGCTGTGCAACTCAAGAAATCGCGCGAGGGACTATTTGAGCAATATGGCGTGGAAAAACAGATCAAAGGTGCCTTTGGCAAGACCGTAAACCTGGGCAGTGGGGCCTACCTGGTGGTAGAGCACACAGAAGCCCTGCACGTGATAGACGTGAACAGCGGGAGCCTGCGCATGCCCAGCCTAAGCCCGGAGGAAAATGCCCTGCGTATAAACCTGGATGCAGCCAGTGAGATAGCCCGACAGCTACGGCTGCGCGATATGGGCGGAATTATCGTGATCGACTTCATCGATATGCGCAGCGCCGAAAGCAAGAAAAAGGTTTTTGAGCAGCTGAGTGATGAGATGAAGAAAGACCGGGCCAGGCACACCATCCTGCCCATGAGCCGCTTTGGCCTCATACAGGTTACGCGCCAGCGGGTGCGGCCCGAGGTGAACATCAGCACCGAAGAGGTGTGCCCCAGCTGCGGCGGCACCGGCAAGATAAATCCCTCGATACTGCTGGCAGACGAGGTGAACCGAAATGTGGATTTTCTATTCCGCAAGAATAAAATGAAGCAGCTAAGGATGAAGATGAATCCCTTCCTGGCTGCCTACTTCACCAAAGGTTTCCTCAGTAGCCCCCGCTTCAAATGGCTGAAGCGATATGGAAAGTGGGTGCGTATAGATGCGGTAACCTCCATGCCTTTCACCCAAGTGCGTTATTTTGGCGAGGGTGACGAGGAAATAAAACTGGACTAGAGCACGGGGGGAGGAGCACGACACCTGTCTCGCAAAGGCCACTACTCCTCCCCTGGCTCGGGCATAGGTACACACAGGTACACCCGCTGCGACCTAGTGAATAAGCACCGTTCGGGCTACGGTAGTATTGGCCGTATGCAGCCGTATACTATAGGCACCCGGCTGCTGAATACCGATGCTCTGCCGCCAGGGCAGTATAGCGGTATCGATGGTATGACGCTGTACCGTGCGCCCAAGGGGATCTACTACTTCTATCCAGGCACCAGCCAGTGGCTGGCTACCACTCAGTTGTAGCTGCCCGCTACTGGGGTTGGGATAGAGTGTCCAGGCTAGCTGGCCCGTACTACCCTTGGCACGAGCGGTAAGCTGGCTCACTTCTATACCACTGGCTATCTGGGCTTGGCAGCTATTCGCATCTTGCACCCATACTTGATAGGTGCCCGCGGGCAAATCCTGAAGCGGACTGGGCAAAAAGCTGGTGGGAGGATTGGCATTCGTACTTACACCAAAACGAAGCACGCCTGTGCCACCGCTGGCCGTGGCCATAATTTCTCCGGTAGCGCGGGCCTCTGCCATACCGGCGAATGCCGCAGGGCCAGGTACAACGGCAGAAAGTGAACTCGCGCAGCTGGCGCCACTCGGATGATTGGAAACAGCCAGGCTGATGGTACCTGCGGGTAAATCGAACAAGGTATAGGGATTGGCCGGGATGGGTACCCATGCCTGACCTGCCTGCTGCATATAGTAGCTACCGGCCGGACTAAGTGACAGGGTAAGCGACCCATCTGTGGCACCCGGGCAGCTAGCTGCGGTAGTGGTGTGCTGTACAGAAAATGGCAGCTGGCTACCCTGGTTTATAACAAAGCTGAGGGTATAATCGCATGCACCACCACCGCTGCTGGTAGATATTTGATAGGGGCCGGTATAGGCATTGGGCGCAAAGCCATCCAGTGTAAAGGGGTTGCTGGTTACGGGGCTCCAGGTGTTTCCGTCATAAAAGTAATAGGTGCCGGCGGGACTAATGGTCAACTCTACTGAGCCATCATTGCCCAGGCAACCGGCCGGAGTAGTTGATTGGCTAACGGTAAAAGCTAGCTGTTGCCCTACGGCAATAGTGCCACCCAACTGGTTGTAGCAGCCCGGTTGGTTATTGTCTGCCGGAGTGGTGGCCTGTGTGGTTACATCCCAGGCATAAACCCGATAGGCACCGGGTGCCAAGCCCGTAAAGCTGACCTGGCCGCCAGACGGTGTATGCAGCTGGCCCGCAACAAAAGCGCCTGTGGCAGCTGAGTACAGGCCTAGCCGAAGGTCCGACTCCGCATAACTATAGTTGGCCGTGATGCCACCAATATTTATCTGGCCGGTGCTGCCGGGGCAGGCAGAGGCGGATGCACTGGGTGCCGCTGCCTGGATCTGGTTGTTGGAGGCCGATATACTTACATTTGTGGCTATGCGCTGCCAATCATCATCATGAATGGTGCCAATGTTACATGCGGCGCAAAGAAGTGGACAGGAATGTACACCGCAGTTCAGGCGAACATACAGGTCATAGCTACCTGCGGACAGGCCCGAGATGGTAGCACCGGCAAAGGTGTGGTCTACCCAACCCGGACTGGCAGGGGTAGCAGTGGTAGAGGCCGGAAAAACGGCAAACTGTAAGTCTTCGGGCGTAAATGTCTCGGTGCCAATCACATTGGCAGCAGAGAGCTGAATGGAACCACCCTGGCCACTACATACTGCATTGGTTACGGTATAGTTGGCAGCTGGGCTGGCATTCACATAGGCAATGTCGCCATCGTCGGTATAGATGGTTTGGGCAAAAGACAACCTCGCCAGTAGGGTGAGGAGTAGGAAAATAGGGGTGCGCAGGGGTGCCATATTGTTTGTTTTGGGTAATGAATGTGTTTGACTGAGTGTGGTTGTACGCAGTGGGCCTGCATTGCGTTATCTTGCGGTGTATGAAGGCAGACCGCCTGGCCCCCGCCGGCCTCCTCCGCTTTACAGGCTGGCACATGCTTACCACCAGCCTGCTGCTGCTGGGCTATATGGGCTACTATATCTGCCGGTCCAACTGGGCGGTGGTAACACCCCTGCTACTAAAGGAGTATGCACTGATGGGCCTGACCATGGCCCACATCCAGTGGATAAGCAGTTTTGGGCTGGGTATGTATATGCTCGGCAAGGTTGTGAATGGAATACTGGGCGATTTTATCGGAGGCAAGCTGATGTTTGTGCTGGGCATGGTCCTCTCGGTAGTGGCCACCCTGTACATGGGCCTGGCGCTGGGCTTTGGTACGCTGTTTATTGGGTGGGGGGCAAACCGGCTGGCCCAGAGCATGGGCTGGGCAGCCCTGGTAAAGAGTGTGGCACGCTGGTTCAACTATTGGCACTACGGCCAGATAATGGGTATCCTCAGCCTCAGCTACTTGTTTGGAGACAGCCTGGCACGCATTTTCCTGGGTTACCTGATTGAGGATGGCTTTGGCTGGCGTGGGATATTTTACTTTAGTGCCGCCGTACTATCCACTGTAGCGCTGATTACCTGGTGGATGCTGCCCGGCTCGCCCGAGCAGAAAAAACTACCGCCCGCGCGCATCAATCCACAAAACCTTTTTGGCGAGGCTGGGGACAAACCGCAAGCTTACGGCATGCTTCGGCTGATAAAGCCCTTCTTTTCGCATCACGCCTTCTGGCTAGTGGCCCTCATGAGTTTTGGTCTAACGGGTGCCCGGGAGCTGATTAATCAGTGGAGTGTACTTTATCTGGAAGAAATCAGTGGGATGGCCGCTGGAATGGCGGCCCGCTATAGTGCCATTTTTTCCTTTGTGGGAGGTATTTCGGCCTTGATCTTTGGTTTTGGCACAGATAGATGGGCGCGTGGCAAGCGAGGAGCCCTTATACTGGGCTCCATGGTCCTGCTGCTGCTCATCAGCCTGGCATTTTATGCTGCCGGGCAGCGCAGCTCACTGTGGGCAAGCCTGGTAGGGCTTGGGGTAGTGGGTTTTCTGCTGATCGGGCCCTATACTTTTTTGGCAGGTGCCATTGCGCTGGACCTGGGAGCCAAGAAGGCCTCGGCTACGGCTGTGGGCCTGATAGATGGGGCTGGCTATCTGGGTGCCTTGTCCAGTGGCATCGTGGCGGCCTACCTGCTGCGGCAGTACACGTGGAACGCGCTTTTTCTGCTCATAGCCCTGCTGTGCAGCCTCACAGCGCTGGCTGCTTTCCTATACTGGCGCAGCTACGAGCGGGCTAGTAAACCTGCCGCCGCTGGCGGAGCGACTGGCGAATAAGGCCGAGCAGCAGTCGTTCGTCTGGAACGCCGGTGTGGTGCAAGGTCTGGTTAATAATCACGCGAGGGACACCCCGGATTCCGTACTGCGCAACCAGCTCCGGAAACTGCGTGGCATTTACGATGTTCGTGCGAATGTAGTAGGGATTTACGATGGCAAACTGATTGGCCAAGTGGGCCGCTACCGGGCAGTAGAAGCAGGTGGGCGTAACGAACACGTCCAGGGTAATCAGCTCATCTATGGCCTGCAGCTCGTGCACAACAGAAGAAGAAAGGCTGGTTTCGGCCCCAGAGGTCATGGCTATTGCCCTCAGAAAAGAATTCAGCTCGTAGCCGGACGGGATGCCATAGTAGCGTATGTGGTGGTCTACCTCGCCCAGCAGGCGTATAGCGGGTAGCCAGCGGATGTACAAGGCGCTGTCCAGCTCATCCAGGCTCTTTACCTCCTGCTGGTGCAAGCGGATGGATGAACTACAGGCAGCAAAATGCGCGGCAAAACGTGCTGTCCACTCGCTGTTACACACATTTTTGACAAACCGATCGCGAAAGCATTTTTGCCTTGCATAGGTATACAGGCTTACCGGAGCCTGCACATGCCGACCCAGGTACTCGGTTATTTCTGCCGCCTGTCCCTTTGAAAACATGGGATGGTAAGGCAAGAAACCACCTCAAAAGTTCCGTGCAGGGCTACAGGAACCGGAAATAGCTGCTACACGGGCAAATTTATTGCTCTATGGGATTGGCCAATCCCACAAACTGTAGCACCGCGGCCAATAAGCACAAGCCCAATGCCAGCCACAGGATGGGCCGGTGCAGTAGCACTGCCTGCTGCACATAGCGCGGCATTCGGTTGGCCTGCAGATATTGATCCAGGTGGCGGAGGGATGCAGCCATATCCTGGGGGTACCCGGGCGTGTAGATGCGGCCAGCCGTATGACTACATATCTGGCGAAGATAGTTTCGTGCAGACTGCGCGTCAGCCGTGTCGCCCAGATAAATACCCTGCACGGCTACCTGATGTGCCCGTGCATAGCGGGCCACCGCCTCTGGGTCCATCATGCCCGTATTGTTCTGTGCATCGGTTACCAGGATTAAAATACGATCCGAAGCCGTAGCCTGGCTTAACCGCTGGATGCCCAGGCCAATGGCATCGCCCAGATTGGAACCTGCCGGGGGTATCATGCCCACATGTACCTCTGCCAGCTGGGCTAGCAGATAGGGATGGTCTTGTGTAATGGGCACAAATGACAGGGCCCGCTGAGCAAATAGACCCAAGCCTATACGGTCCTGCGGGCGCTGCTGAACGAACTGGCTGATAGCGTGGCGCGCCACTGCCAGCCGGTTGGGCTTCCAGTCCGTAGCCAGCATACTGCTAGATATATCCAGCATGATCACCACCTCCAGGCCGCGGCCAGTGTCTTGAGCAGTACGCACGTAGCGTACCGGCCGGGCCAGTGCCACAACTAGCAGGAGCCAGGCTAGTAGATAGCAGGCGGGTACCAGTACACTCAGCAGCCAGCCGCCGGGCCCAGGGGCAGGCGCGTAGGTATACTGCAGGGCTATGCGGCGCCGGCGCCGAAACCTGCGGTAGAGCCAGAGCGCAGGTAGCCCCAGCACAAAGGCAAACATCCAGGGATACTCAAAGCTCATGGCGGGCCTGTAGATAGTGTGCTTTGTATAGTGCCTGTAGCCGCGCATGCAGCTGGCGCAGCTGATCGACGGGGGGCTGTTTTCGGCCATATATGGCCTCGGTCTGCATGCACTCGCACTGGTAGAGCACAAGGCTGTCGGGCAGGCGGAGGCGGGGCAGGGCCTGCTGTACCTCTGCGGGTGTCAGGCTGAACCACTCAGGCTGACTACCCAACTGCTCCTTCCAGAGGTGAGAGACCCGTGTGAGGTATTGCGCCGGTTCGGTCTCCATCAGGGCCTGGCATTGCCGCAGCTGGCGTAGCCCGCGCTGATAAGCGCTGTGTAGGCGATAGCGCCGCCATAGGCGGTAAAGGGGCCGCCGGGCCAGCAGGGCCAGTAGTAGCGCAAGTAGTGCACCCCCGAGCAGCCAATACCAGCCGGAAGTAACCGGCGCGGGCTGCTGGTCTGTATCGGCCTGTGCGAGTAAGCGCAGATCGGGCCGATAGGACAAGGTATCGGCGTTTTCCGGCAGCAGCGAGCGGACAGGCAGGGTAGGGCTGGTAGCCCGCTGCTGCACCAGGCTACCACGGTGCAGGTACTGGTAGTCCAGAACAAAGGGCTGCCAGGGTGTAAGCTGCCATACACGCAGCAGAAAGTACAAACTGTCCGTTGTGGGGTTTAGCACATAGCGCGCTTGCTTCATAAGCTCCCAGCTACCCCCATCAGGCACCTCGATTTCTACGGGAAGATCGGCAGGATGCTGTAGCAGAACGGATAGACCGATGGGCCGGGCCAGATAGAGGCTATCGGCCTGCCAGTGGAATTGTAGCTTAACGTCCTGTGCAGGGAGCGTGTATGGCGCACACAGCACCAGCAGGCAGATCCATCGGGCGGGGTTGCTCATAGGCTGGGGCGGGCTTTTCGTGTAAGAAAGGCCTCGAGCTGACGGTAGTAGGGCACAGAAACATCTACAGAGAGCAGCGGCACGCCGTACTTTTTACAAAAGGCCTGTGCCTCGCCCACACGCTGCTGATAGGCGCTGGCGCGTGCACTACTGCGCCCTCCCAGCCAGTGCACACGCCAGGCCGTACGGCGGCTCTCCAGGTCCTGCAGGGGCAGGATACCCTGTAGGGCGTGTGGTTCCTCGCTGGGGTGATAGGGCCGGATGATAACCAGCTCGTGCCGGTGGTGCAGCTGGAGCAGCGTGGAAGCATAGTTCGTGTCCAGCAAATCAGAGATGAGCACGAGGAGCGTACGCCTGGGGTGAAGGCGCAGAACAGCCTCTGCGGCCACAGATAATTTCGTTTGCGTAGATCCAGGAGGCTGCAGTAGCCGCTCTAGCAGCTGCATAAGCTGGTGCCTTCCCCTGGCAGGCTTCAGGTACTGCTCTACCTGGTCCGTAAAGGCCAGCAAGCCCACCCGATGCTGATGCTCCTGTGCAGCATAGGCCAGAATGGTGACTATCTCGTGGATGATGTCCCTCTTCTGCTGCTGCGGTGTGCCGAACAAGCCGCTGGCGCTCTGGTCTACCATCAGCAGCATATTCAGTTCGCGCTCCTCGCGGTATTCCTTGATGTACGTTTGCCCATGCCGGGCCGATACGTTCCAGTCTATACGGCGTACATCGTCGCCAGGCTGATAAGGCCGCACCTGCTCAAAGTCGATACCCTGGCCACGCATGGCCGTACGGAAAAGGCCCACGGTAGGCTGCTCCACCGCAAGGCGTGTAGCAATGCGCAGGCGCTTTACCCGATTCAGCAGGGAAACGACATCCATTTATACCGCAAGTTACAACAGATCTGCAATGAGTCGATCCAGGATAAGCCAGGCATCTACTGTTGGATGCCAGGCAGCTGGGCCTACGGAAAATAAGCCCGAATCTACCCACGCCGCCATACGAGCCGTATGCACGCGCCGCCAGGCAGGATGGTGCTGTATGGAGAAAGGTAGTCCCCCGGCCGTGCGCAAGCGGGTCATCAGCTGCTCGATAAACAAAGCCTCGTCGTCCAGTTCCTCCTCCGTTTGTGCCAGCTGGCCCCTACCCAGGGCCTCCAGATAGCGTGGCAGAGAACGCACATTCTCATAACGCCGTCGGACCCCATCGTAGCCATGGGCCGAGGGACCTAGCCCTATGTAGGGGCGCTGTGCCCAGTAGCGGGCATTGTGTACGGCCTCCTGCCCGGGCTGGGCATAGCTGCTTAACTCATAGTGCACATAGCCTGCTGCTGAAAGGCGGTGGTGTAGCCAGGTATACTCTGCCACATACTGCTGCTCATCCAGCTGAGTATGACCCGTGCTAACCCAATGATGCAGAAGCGTTTTGCGCTCAACTGTTAAACCATAGATAGAGATATGAAGGGGCTGGTAAGCTAAGAGAAGCTCTACATCCTGGCGCAAACGCGCCATATCTCGGCCAGGCACTGCAAAAATTAGATCTACCGAAAACGCCAGGCCCGAAGCCGCCACCAATTCCAGCGCCTGCTGCGCCTGATCCGCAGTGTGTGCCCGGTTCATCCAAGCGAGTATCTGGGGCTGAAAACTCTGAATGCCCAGGCTGAGCCGACTTATACCCAAGGCGCTCCAGGCAGCAATGCGCTCCGGTGTACAGTCATCCGGATTGGCCTCCAGGGTGCACTCCAGCAGTTTGCCGGGGTGTACAGCCTGCCCCAAGGCCGCAAACAGCTGTGCCAAGCTGTCTGGATGCAAAAGCGAGGGGGTGCCCCCGCCTATGTACAGGGTATCTACAGCCGGGTGCCCGAACTGTGTATGCCGGATGCGAAACTCGGAAGCCAATGCCTGCACCAGCGCAGCCTCATTACGCCCGGGATGGGTGGTAAAGTAGAAATCGCAATAGCTACAGGCCTGCTTGCAGTACGGAATGTGTAGATAGAGAGCCGTATTCACGTATACAGGTAGGCAGGCCAGAAATGGCGATAGCCGACAGCAAATTAAGACTTAAGTTTGTACCCAAGGACACGCTATCTACAACATGCAGTTCCTCCGCCAGGCCCGCTATACGCTCGACCAACAAGAATCCCCCTGGGGACAGCCTGACTTTCCTGCGGACCTGTACAGCCGCTATAAGTACGGCCACGCAGAAAGCGCACGCCTGCTTGGAAAAGCCCTGGCCGAAATGGCCATCCAGGAGAACCCAAGCTATGTAGCAAAAGAAGAACTGTGGATCTCCGCCTCTGCCTACAAGGCGGTGCCCACCGCTGCACAGCTCCTGCTCTACACCGTGGTAAATCAGCTGAACAGATGGCGTAAATCACAGAATATCAATCAGTTAAGTGTTTTTTCGCTACACCGAAGAACCATCTTTCCCCAAGACTACGGGGCGCTAGAAGAGGCCGGGAGGCAGGCCATTATGCGAGAAAACCAGCTGTACACAAGCACCAAGCTCTCAGACAAAGCTGTGCTAATCATAGATGACATGCGTGTAACGGGTGCGCATGAGGCATGCGTGGCAAACTTCCTGGAGCAACAGGGAGTGCGGAGCCTGCTCAAGCTATACGTAGCAGAAAGCCAGCTAGCAGACCCCAAACTGGAGGACCAGCTGAACCACAGCTGGATGAACAGCCCCGACCGGTTCGCCCAGCTGATGATGGAAACCAATTGGCTACCAAATGCACGCTGCTGCAAGTATCTACTAACCAAACCCAAACCTGCGGAACTACAAATGCTGCGAAAACTGGGCGGACCAGAAAAATGGCGGATAGTGGTACAGGCTATAGAGGCCGATGGATACGACCGTCTGTCAGATTATGCGCCGCAAGCACATTTCATCAAGGGACTGCTATCGGCCCAGGTGCACCATGAGCACACTAATATCTGAGGGACGTACGCCCGAAATTCTGCTGGCCTGCCCCAGCGTCTCCGGTCGCAGTTGCTTCAGTTTTTGCCTTCCTTCGTTAGACAAAGATCCCACCTGGTCATAGTCCAGCGCCATAGGCAACCGCATATCCTCCAGGCGTAGCATCTTCTCTGCCATAGCCAGCTCCTTATCTACGTATCCTGCATACTTAATCTCTATCTCCGCCTGCTCCAGATGGGCAGGGTCGAATGCCGATAGAGACTCATCCAGCGTAGCACTAAAGGTACGTAGCTGTGCTATTGTCAGTTCTGGTCGCATCAGCAGCTGCTCCGCCCTAAGCTTCTGGCGTATGGGCGATAGATCCTGAGCGGCTAACCAACCGTTTATTTGCTCAGGCTCTATCGATATCTGCCTAAAAAGCTGCTGTACGGCCTGGGTCTGGCTTCGCTTGTCCTGCACACGCTGGTAGCGCGCTTCGCTTGCCAAGCCTAGCCGATAGGATTTTTCTGTGAGGCGGAGGTCTGCGTTGTCCTGTCGCAGGAGAATGCGGTACTCGGCACGGCTGGTAAACATACGGTATGGCTCGCTGGTACTCTTGTGTATCAGGTCGTCTAT
This region of Bacteroidota bacterium genomic DNA includes:
- the hemW gene encoding radical SAM family heme chaperone HemW yields the protein MNTALYLHIPYCKQACSYCDFYFTTHPGRNEAALVQALASEFRIRHTQFGHPAVDTLYIGGGTPSLLHPDSLAQLFAALGQAVHPGKLLECTLEANPDDCTPERIAAWSALGISRLSLGIQSFQPQILAWMNRAHTADQAQQALELVAASGLAFSVDLIFAVPGRDMARLRQDVELLLAYQPLHISIYGLTVERKTLLHHWVSTGHTQLDEQQYVAEYTWLHHRLSAAGYVHYELSSYAQPGQEAVHNARYWAQRPYIGLGPSAHGYDGVRRRYENVRSLPRYLEALGRGQLAQTEEELDDEALFIEQLMTRLRTAGGLPFSIQHHPAWRRVHTARMAAWVDSGLFSVGPAAWHPTVDAWLILDRLIADLL
- a CDS encoding Rne/Rng family ribonuclease, which translates into the protein MANELLVSSTEEGLQLAILENRRLVELQYEKRNNLFAVGDVFLGKVKRVLPALNAVFVDIGYTKDSFLHYSDLGPQIETQTRYLKSVLSSNGRHIALDKLEAVPDIDKHGKISEVLKTGQVILVQIMKEAISSKGPRLASQLSLAGQYCILLPFGGGVSVSRKMHSGEEKKRVRKILETWKPRHMGVIARTASEGVEAEKLQADLNQLLARWNAMVEELVGAKPPRKVLSEINRTSSVLRDMLSIGFDSILTDSTSVYEDLMAYVNEQQPDLKRAVQLKKSREGLFEQYGVEKQIKGAFGKTVNLGSGAYLVVEHTEALHVIDVNSGSLRMPSLSPEENALRINLDAASEIARQLRLRDMGGIIVIDFIDMRSAESKKKVFEQLSDEMKKDRARHTILPMSRFGLIQVTRQRVRPEVNISTEEVCPSCGGTGKINPSILLADEVNRNVDFLFRKNKMKQLRMKMNPFLAAYFTKGFLSSPRFKWLKRYGKWVRIDAVTSMPFTQVRYFGEGDEEIKLD
- a CDS encoding integration host factor subunit beta, with amino-acid sequence MTKAEIVSKIAQKTGLEKADVSASLEAFFKVVKSSMAEGENIYIRGFGSFVVKKRAKKVARIISRNKPIVINEHYVPTFKAAKVFIDKVKESDKIKTKEE
- a CDS encoding MFS transporter, whose amino-acid sequence is MKADRLAPAGLLRFTGWHMLTTSLLLLGYMGYYICRSNWAVVTPLLLKEYALMGLTMAHIQWISSFGLGMYMLGKVVNGILGDFIGGKLMFVLGMVLSVVATLYMGLALGFGTLFIGWGANRLAQSMGWAALVKSVARWFNYWHYGQIMGILSLSYLFGDSLARIFLGYLIEDGFGWRGIFYFSAAVLSTVALITWWMLPGSPEQKKLPPARINPQNLFGEAGDKPQAYGMLRLIKPFFSHHAFWLVALMSFGLTGARELINQWSVLYLEEISGMAAGMAARYSAIFSFVGGISALIFGFGTDRWARGKRGALILGSMVLLLLISLAFYAAGQRSSLWASLVGLGVVGFLLIGPYTFLAGAIALDLGAKKASATAVGLIDGAGYLGALSSGIVAAYLLRQYTWNALFLLIALLCSLTALAAFLYWRSYERASKPAAAGGATGE
- a CDS encoding T9SS type A sorting domain-containing protein, producing the protein MAPLRTPIFLLLTLLARLSFAQTIYTDDGDIAYVNASPAANYTVTNAVCSGQGGSIQLSAANVIGTETFTPEDLQFAVFPASTTATPASPGWVDHTFAGATISGLSAGSYDLYVRLNCGVHSCPLLCAACNIGTIHDDDWQRIATNVSISASNNQIQAAAPSASASACPGSTGQINIGGITANYSYAESDLRLGLYSAATGAFVAGQLHTPSGGQVSFTGLAPGAYRVYAWDVTTQATTPADNNQPGCYNQLGGTIAVGQQLAFTVSQSTTPAGCLGNDGSVELTISPAGTYYFYDGNTWSPVTSNPFTLDGFAPNAYTGPYQISTSSGGGACDYTLSFVINQGSQLPFSVQHTTTAASCPGATDGSLTLSLSPAGSYYMQQAGQAWVPIPANPYTLFDLPAGTISLAVSNHPSGASCASSLSAVVPGPAAFAGMAEARATGEIMATASGGTGVLRFGVSTNANPPTSFLPSPLQDLPAGTYQVWVQDANSCQAQIASGIEVSQLTARAKGSTGQLAWTLYPNPSSGQLQLSGSQPLAGAWIEVVDPLGRTVQRHTIDTAILPWRQSIGIQQPGAYSIRLHTANTTVARTVLIH
- a CDS encoding VWA domain-containing protein, which encodes MSFEYPWMFAFVLGLPALWLYRRFRRRRRIALQYTYAPAPGPGGWLLSVLVPACYLLAWLLLVVALARPVRYVRTAQDTGRGLEVVIMLDISSSMLATDWKPNRLAVARHAISQFVQQRPQDRIGLGLFAQRALSFVPITQDHPYLLAQLAEVHVGMIPPAGSNLGDAIGLGIQRLSQATASDRILILVTDAQNNTGMMDPEAVARYARAHQVAVQGIYLGDTADAQSARNYLRQICSHTAGRIYTPGYPQDMAASLRHLDQYLQANRMPRYVQQAVLLHRPILWLALGLCLLAAVLQFVGLANPIEQ
- a CDS encoding DUF58 domain-containing protein; this encodes MDVVSLLNRVKRLRIATRLAVEQPTVGLFRTAMRGQGIDFEQVRPYQPGDDVRRIDWNVSARHGQTYIKEYREERELNMLLMVDQSASGLFGTPQQQKRDIIHEIVTILAYAAQEHQHRVGLLAFTDQVEQYLKPARGRHQLMQLLERLLQPPGSTQTKLSVAAEAVLRLHPRRTLLVLISDLLDTNYASTLLQLHHRHELVIIRPYHPSEEPHALQGILPLQDLESRRTAWRVHWLGGRSSARASAYQQRVGEAQAFCKKYGVPLLSVDVSVPYYRQLEAFLTRKARPSL
- a CDS encoding thioredoxin family protein, which translates into the protein MFSKGQAAEITEYLGRHVQAPVSLYTYARQKCFRDRFVKNVCNSEWTARFAAHFAACSSSIRLHQQEVKSLDELDSALYIRWLPAIRLLGEVDHHIRYYGIPSGYELNSFLRAIAMTSGAETSLSSSVVHELQAIDELITLDVFVTPTCFYCPVAAHLANQFAIVNPYYIRTNIVNATQFPELVAQYGIRGVPRVIINQTLHHTGVPDERLLLGLIRQSLRQRRQVY